The Candidatus Methylomirabilota bacterium genome window below encodes:
- a CDS encoding ABC transporter permease, whose amino-acid sequence MADGSSRRLRNGLWRFERQVAIRHLRSGGGQTWLTVSAVAAGVIIVIFITGLIFGLRRDMARVLTEFIAHVTVQVGEVKPVPLERVPGAVSGPSSSRLEQQAPQEKTIDDWPRVIDIIRAVPDVRLAAPVVRRQAFASKGANPLGVTVVGVDPALQEQVAPVTPHLIAGRYQGLTSEEVVVDAELAEDLSVSTGERIRLSSNTGASDSFTVVGIYSRGRGRGEAYVTLRTAQSLFGLGAAVNAIQVKLDDIYQADQAADRIMALVPYEAKSWSREFPRFLDALKVQSAAAYLTSAFSLIASSFAIASILIVSVLQKAKQIGILKAMGARRRQIQTIFIFEGLGVALLGSLAGAIAGTAIIYTLSLIEQPIRRVGQTPEQLFPVAILPLYIGLAMGAAIASTVIAAYLPARRAAALNPVDVMR is encoded by the coding sequence GTGGCCGACGGGAGCAGCCGACGACTCCGGAACGGCCTCTGGCGCTTCGAGCGCCAGGTGGCCATCCGCCACCTGCGGTCCGGCGGGGGACAGACCTGGCTCACGGTCAGCGCGGTGGCCGCCGGCGTCATCATCGTGATCTTCATCACCGGACTGATCTTCGGGCTGCGCCGGGACATGGCCCGGGTGCTGACCGAGTTCATCGCGCACGTGACGGTCCAGGTGGGGGAGGTCAAGCCGGTGCCGCTCGAGCGCGTGCCCGGCGCCGTTTCCGGGCCGAGCTCGAGCCGGCTGGAGCAGCAGGCGCCCCAGGAGAAGACCATCGATGACTGGCCCCGCGTGATCGACATCATCCGGGCGGTGCCCGACGTCCGCCTCGCCGCGCCGGTGGTGCGGCGGCAGGCGTTCGCTTCCAAAGGCGCCAACCCCCTCGGCGTCACCGTGGTCGGCGTGGACCCCGCGCTGCAGGAGCAGGTGGCTCCGGTGACGCCGCATCTCATCGCCGGCCGCTACCAGGGGCTGACCAGCGAGGAAGTCGTGGTCGACGCCGAGTTGGCCGAAGACCTGAGCGTGTCGACGGGCGAGCGCATTCGGCTCAGCTCGAACACCGGCGCCTCGGACAGCTTCACGGTCGTCGGGATCTACAGCCGCGGCCGGGGACGCGGCGAGGCCTACGTGACGCTGCGGACCGCGCAGAGCCTGTTCGGGCTGGGCGCCGCGGTCAACGCCATCCAGGTCAAGCTGGACGACATCTACCAGGCCGACCAGGCCGCCGACCGGATCATGGCGCTGGTGCCCTACGAGGCCAAGTCGTGGTCGCGGGAGTTTCCCCGCTTCCTCGACGCGCTGAAGGTCCAATCGGCGGCGGCCTACCTCACCTCGGCGTTCAGCCTCATCGCCTCGTCGTTCGCCATCGCCTCGATCCTTATCGTGTCGGTGCTGCAGAAGGCCAAGCAGATCGGCATCCTCAAGGCGATGGGGGCCCGCCGTCGTCAGATCCAGACCATCTTCATCTTCGAAGGCCTGGGGGTGGCCCTGCTCGGCAGCCTGGCCGGCGCCATCGCCGGCACGGCGATCATCTACACGCTCAGCCTTATCGAACAACCGATCCGTCGGGTGGGCCAGACACCCGAGCAGCTCTTCCCCGTGGCCATCCTGCCGCTCTACATCGGCCTGGCCATGGGGGCGGCCATCGCATCGACCGTCATCGCCGCGTACCTGCCGGCCCGCCGGGCGGCGGCCCTGAACCCCGTGGACGTCATGCGATGA
- a CDS encoding response regulator transcription factor, with translation MAIRRRVRRRRSLRVLVADTQTITRHALRCWLHYVNGLNVIGEVSDGLKVASVVARLRPNVVIVDFELTGLSALDVPLAVRRRTPQVGVVILSQSVRDLHVIQALRNGAAAFVAKQAKPKELRLAIEKSAAGERYVSAPLSQRPLSHWMAQVQSRSSDRYETLTLREREVLHLVSQGLSAARIAERLNVSPRTVESHRARIKAKLGLRNHAAMVRYAVERQMATPGRAPTE, from the coding sequence GTGGCAATCCGACGCCGGGTGCGACGCCGCCGATCGCTCAGGGTGCTGGTCGCCGACACGCAGACCATCACGCGGCACGCCCTGCGCTGCTGGCTCCACTACGTCAATGGCCTGAACGTCATCGGAGAGGTCAGCGATGGCCTGAAGGTCGCCTCGGTGGTGGCGCGGCTCAGGCCGAACGTCGTGATCGTCGATTTCGAGTTGACGGGCCTCAGTGCCCTCGATGTGCCTCTGGCCGTACGCCGGCGCACACCGCAGGTCGGCGTCGTCATCCTGTCGCAATCCGTGCGTGACCTTCACGTGATCCAGGCGTTGCGTAACGGAGCGGCCGCCTTCGTGGCGAAGCAGGCAAAACCGAAAGAGCTGCGGCTCGCTATCGAGAAGAGCGCGGCCGGCGAGCGGTACGTCAGCGCGCCGCTGTCGCAACGTCCCCTCAGCCACTGGATGGCTCAAGTCCAGTCCCGATCCAGCGATCGCTACGAGACGCTGACCCTCCGCGAGCGCGAAGTTCTCCACCTCGTGTCCCAGGGACTGAGCGCCGCCAGGATCGCCGAGCGGCTGAACGTGAGTCCCCGCACGGTGGAGAGCCACCGGGCGCGCATCAAGGCGAAGCTCGGGCTCCGCAACCACGCGGCCATGGTGCGCTACGCCGTGGAGCGCCAGATGGCGACGCCCGGACGGGCCCCCACCGAGTGA
- a CDS encoding ABC transporter ATP-binding protein — protein sequence MSSRAPDPRRILSSNGHQDGRDGRPIVIETRGLRKTYLGKVPVPVLHGVDLTVRAGEFVAVMGQSGSGKSTLLNLLGALDVATGGTVLINGVDIATLTEDELADLRSQEVGFIFQAHYLLDEFTCLENALMPISIREGAVTEAQRQRVIGLLQRVGLGTMLDKHPDEMSGGENQRCAVVRALANAPLIVLADEPTGNLDSASGAEVFALMRQMNRESGVAFVMITHDDRLARAADRILRIESGLLHEVDATLRPR from the coding sequence ATGAGCTCCCGGGCCCCCGATCCCCGGCGCATCCTGTCGTCCAACGGCCACCAGGACGGCCGCGACGGACGCCCGATCGTGATCGAAACGCGGGGGCTGCGGAAGACGTACCTCGGCAAGGTCCCGGTGCCGGTGCTCCACGGCGTGGATCTCACCGTCCGGGCCGGGGAGTTCGTGGCCGTCATGGGACAGTCGGGCAGCGGCAAGTCCACGCTGCTCAACTTGCTGGGCGCGCTGGACGTCGCCACCGGCGGCACCGTCCTGATCAACGGTGTGGACATCGCCACGCTCACCGAGGACGAGCTGGCCGACCTTCGCAGTCAGGAGGTCGGGTTCATCTTCCAGGCCCACTACCTGCTCGACGAATTCACCTGCCTGGAGAACGCCCTCATGCCGATCAGCATCCGCGAAGGGGCCGTCACCGAGGCCCAACGCCAGCGCGTGATCGGCCTGCTGCAGCGGGTGGGCCTGGGCACCATGCTGGACAAGCATCCCGACGAGATGAGCGGGGGGGAGAACCAGCGCTGCGCCGTCGTCCGGGCCCTGGCCAACGCGCCCCTCATCGTGTTGGCCGACGAGCCCACCGGCAACCTGGACAGCGCCTCGGGCGCCGAGGTGTTCGCCTTGATGCGTCAGATGAACCGCGAGAGCGGGGTGGCCTTCGTCATGATCACGCACGATGACCGGCTGGCCCGGGCCGCCGATCGGATCCTGCGCATCGAGAGCGGGCTCCTGCACGAGGTGGACGCCACGCTGCGTCCCCGATGA
- a CDS encoding polysaccharide biosynthesis/export family protein: MSRTLCAAIVLAFLCAEPALAGPADGTPRPPGTELAGDYRVGPEDVLEVSVWNNPGISRVVTVRPDGMISLPLINDVKAAGLTPAQVRQEVARKLSDYVPSPSVSVIVNDVRSFKVSVLGEVIRQARFELKSPTTILDVIALAGGFNQFAAPARIIILRRDLDGRERIPFNYNKVMQGATEEILYLQPGDIIFVP, encoded by the coding sequence ATGTCCCGAACACTCTGCGCAGCCATTGTCCTGGCCTTCCTGTGCGCGGAGCCTGCGCTCGCCGGGCCGGCCGACGGCACACCACGCCCGCCGGGGACCGAGCTGGCCGGGGACTATCGGGTCGGCCCCGAGGACGTGCTGGAAGTGAGCGTGTGGAACAACCCCGGTATCAGTCGGGTCGTTACCGTCAGACCGGACGGCATGATCTCGCTGCCCCTCATCAACGACGTCAAGGCCGCCGGCTTGACCCCGGCCCAGGTCCGGCAAGAGGTCGCCCGAAAGCTGAGCGATTACGTGCCCTCGCCGTCCGTTTCCGTGATCGTGAACGACGTCCGCAGCTTCAAGGTCTCGGTGCTCGGCGAGGTCATCCGGCAAGCCCGCTTCGAGCTCAAGAGCCCCACGACGATCCTGGATGTCATCGCCCTGGCTGGCGGCTTCAATCAGTTCGCGGCCCCGGCCCGGATCATCATCCTCCGCCGGGACCTCGACGGGCGGGAGCGGATTCCCTTCAACTACAACAAGGTGATGCAGGGGGCCACCGAGGAGATCCTCTACCTCCAGCCCGGCGACATCATTTTCGTTCCCTAG